From the Paenibacillus sp. FSL H8-0548 genome, one window contains:
- a CDS encoding response regulator: protein MFEILIVDDHTHLVDSLAIGLPWEQMGITNVYKAYSGEEALELLNYRSVDIVVTDIHMNGMTGLELIARINEKWKNTKAVIITGFDEFQYAKEAIQQQVSDYLLKPVSNEELEQTLRNIINRITEEGNELLNQQKFVYRFRESLPKLREMFLYELISGKNYPISDLKEKIHLYGLPFSVEKEAILLCMRVEEDYSNTDLYSLSLIEYAMFNIVEEVFSNKFNVMHCKDSHDYLIFLVQASSIEQSDIDNSAIIEDLARLSQHQIKLYLKSKVSIVLSNWGGFPKDILSMYHSSLSIYTDYIGNQTESFFHVTQKKEVFEIQPLAELYRSQTLMELIDIEQWTAFESKLTRIFDELEGAGSGAREYGLEIYVTLLQTYAYYLHKKGKRIFEVFGRDIEKMLKIDASWSLEPLKEWAFGSYVQIKAYSDSRSDNIRFDLMERIRRFIQENIKDITLQTVADHVNLHPVYVSNLFKQETGENFSNYVLRLRMEKAVQLLKQKDLKISQIAHEVGYQKPQYFIKLFKSHYGMTPQEFKNSL from the coding sequence ATGTTCGAAATATTGATCGTGGACGACCACACACATTTGGTTGACAGTCTGGCAATTGGACTTCCGTGGGAGCAAATGGGGATCACTAATGTTTATAAAGCCTATTCCGGCGAGGAGGCCTTGGAGCTGCTCAATTACCGTTCCGTTGATATCGTGGTAACGGATATCCATATGAACGGAATGACTGGACTAGAGTTGATCGCCCGAATCAATGAGAAATGGAAAAATACAAAAGCGGTTATTATAACCGGATTTGATGAGTTTCAATATGCGAAGGAAGCCATCCAACAGCAAGTAAGTGACTATCTCTTGAAGCCGGTATCGAATGAGGAATTGGAACAAACCCTTCGAAACATTATTAATCGAATTACAGAAGAAGGAAATGAGCTGCTGAATCAGCAGAAATTTGTTTACCGTTTCCGAGAAAGCTTGCCCAAATTAAGAGAAATGTTCTTATATGAATTGATCTCCGGCAAAAATTACCCTATATCTGATTTAAAGGAGAAGATCCATCTCTATGGGCTTCCCTTTTCTGTTGAAAAAGAGGCTATCCTCTTATGCATGAGAGTAGAGGAGGATTATTCGAATACGGATCTTTATAGTCTCTCTTTGATCGAATATGCCATGTTTAACATCGTAGAAGAGGTTTTTTCGAATAAATTTAATGTGATGCATTGCAAAGATTCGCATGATTATTTGATTTTTCTGGTTCAAGCAAGTTCAATAGAACAATCAGACATAGATAACTCCGCAATAATAGAAGACTTGGCCAGGCTCTCCCAGCATCAAATCAAATTATATTTAAAATCGAAGGTTTCCATTGTACTTAGCAATTGGGGAGGATTCCCAAAGGACATATTGTCCATGTACCACTCTTCATTATCCATATATACCGATTACATAGGAAATCAGACGGAAAGCTTTTTTCATGTGACGCAAAAGAAAGAAGTTTTCGAAATCCAACCGCTTGCGGAGCTTTATCGTTCCCAAACGTTAATGGAGTTAATTGATATTGAACAGTGGACGGCATTTGAGAGTAAGCTGACCCGGATATTCGATGAGCTTGAAGGCGCAGGCAGCGGGGCCCGTGAATACGGGCTTGAAATCTATGTTACCTTGCTACAAACCTACGCCTATTATTTGCACAAGAAGGGCAAACGGATCTTTGAAGTTTTTGGAAGAGATATCGAGAAAATGCTGAAAATTGATGCCAGTTGGAGTTTGGAGCCGTTAAAAGAATGGGCTTTCGGCAGCTATGTCCAAATCAAAGCTTACAGCGACAGCCGTTCAGACAATATACGGTTTGACTTGATGGAACGGATTCGCCGATTTATACAAGAAAATATCAAAGATATAACCCTTCAAACAGTAGCTGATCATGTTAATCTGCATCCCGTATATGTATCCAACTTATTTAAGCAGGAAACGGGAGAGAACTTCTCAAACTATGTGCTTCGCCTGCGAATGGAGAAAGCGGTCCAATTGTTGAAGCAGAAGGATTTGAAGATCAGTCAAATTGCGCATGAAGTTGGCTATCAGAAACCGCAGTATTTTATTAAGCTGTTTAAGTCTCACTATGGGATGACTCCACAAGAATTTAAGAACAGTTTATGA
- a CDS encoding extracellular solute-binding protein: MQKAFKLMSVMAMSAFLVTTMAACSGNNGKNNEGSGNGANTGSEATAKPDAEKPGLKRLSVWQNDDYNAYPVAKLLEDKTGYKVQYDMMPQDKWVEKLNLIMSSGEAYDIVTSYSDMALYSDYAQKGALVDLTPLIEEFGPNIKAAIKPESMEALKVNGKLYAIPTTVTYDINSSILIRTDWLDKLGLSMPTTTDELTNVLTQFKEKDPGGNGDRNVPLTIKGDQSLIDNLVGAFGIANAWNDVDGNLVPRVMDPAFKDYVAFVGNLYQQGLIDRQFVVNKDATAKEKFASGVAGAIVVHWADIPAIADSLTKTKPEAQFAFVPALKGPNGEAGFAANAGFDRLTYIPKASKHPEEAIKWINASLESETFKNMAIGVEGTHYKVVDGAYEPIQPIFTDERNLANNYMAGTDEENYPQYWQARVRKNPVMFEAFNFLNNEQPAEAKIKNVLGLAPYMQQYSKSNQQLSTMLGDYTVKLIAGAESIDGLADFQSKFMSSGGEAASKEINDWYATIK, from the coding sequence ATGCAAAAAGCATTCAAACTTATGTCCGTCATGGCGATGTCCGCGTTTCTGGTAACGACAATGGCCGCTTGTTCTGGCAATAACGGCAAGAACAACGAAGGTTCCGGCAACGGAGCGAACACAGGAAGCGAAGCGACGGCCAAGCCGGACGCGGAGAAGCCGGGCCTGAAGCGATTGAGCGTATGGCAGAACGATGATTACAATGCTTACCCGGTAGCCAAACTGCTTGAAGACAAAACGGGCTACAAAGTGCAATACGATATGATGCCCCAAGACAAATGGGTTGAGAAGCTGAACCTGATCATGTCCTCCGGCGAAGCGTACGACATCGTCACATCCTATAGCGACATGGCTTTATATTCGGACTATGCGCAGAAGGGAGCGCTTGTCGACTTGACGCCGCTCATCGAAGAATTTGGTCCCAACATCAAAGCGGCCATAAAGCCGGAATCGATGGAGGCATTAAAGGTGAACGGCAAGCTGTATGCCATCCCGACAACCGTTACGTACGACATCAACAGCTCCATCCTCATCCGTACGGATTGGCTCGACAAGCTGGGACTTTCCATGCCAACGACGACAGATGAGCTGACGAACGTGCTGACGCAATTCAAGGAGAAGGACCCGGGCGGCAACGGCGACCGCAACGTTCCGCTTACGATTAAAGGCGATCAATCGTTGATCGACAACCTGGTAGGTGCGTTCGGCATCGCCAATGCGTGGAACGACGTAGACGGCAATCTCGTTCCGCGAGTTATGGACCCGGCGTTTAAGGACTATGTCGCTTTTGTAGGCAATCTCTATCAGCAAGGGCTGATCGACCGCCAATTCGTAGTGAACAAGGATGCTACGGCGAAAGAGAAATTCGCAAGCGGCGTGGCTGGCGCCATCGTCGTTCACTGGGCGGATATTCCGGCCATCGCGGATTCGCTTACGAAGACGAAGCCGGAAGCCCAATTCGCTTTCGTTCCGGCGCTTAAAGGTCCTAACGGCGAAGCTGGATTCGCGGCAAATGCCGGATTCGACCGTCTGACGTACATTCCGAAAGCATCGAAGCATCCAGAAGAAGCCATTAAATGGATTAACGCGAGCCTAGAGTCGGAAACGTTCAAAAATATGGCGATCGGGGTCGAGGGCACGCACTATAAAGTTGTAGACGGCGCTTATGAGCCGATTCAGCCGATCTTTACCGATGAGCGCAATCTGGCCAATAACTACATGGCTGGAACAGACGAAGAAAATTATCCGCAATATTGGCAAGCGCGCGTTCGTAAAAACCCGGTCATGTTCGAAGCGTTCAATTTCCTGAATAATGAGCAGCCTGCCGAAGCGAAAATCAAAAACGTGCTTGGTCTTGCTCCCTACATGCAGCAATATTCGAAGTCGAACCAACAGCTCAGCACGATGCTTGGCGACTACACCGTTAAGTTAATCGCCGGCGCAGAGTCTATCGACGGCCTTGCCGACTTCCAGTCCAAGTTCATGTCGTCGGGCGGGGAAGCCGCTTCGAAAGAAATTAACGACTGGTACGCAACGATAAAATAA
- a CDS encoding ABC transporter permease subunit has translation MSKRSGGEGALLGAGGRRWKLIRGNLDMYLLLIPGLVFLLLFKYTPMYGIIIAFQDFNIFSGISGSEWVGTEQFERLLHSEEFLQVLINTLLISLYKITILFPIPIVIALMLNEVRRMFFKRTIQTIIYLPHFLSWVIISGLFLNILSPSGGIVNEIIRSFGGEPISFFTDNSLFRSLVVFTAGWKEIGWNAIVFIAAIAGIDQEQYEAAAIDGAGRIRQMWSISLPGMLPIIVLMFILRIGSLLEAGTEQILTMYNPLVYESGDVIGTYVYRMGLGQQDYSFSTAVGLFNSAVGFLLIVIGNMLSRKFLNRSIW, from the coding sequence GTGAGCAAACGTAGCGGAGGAGAAGGCGCTCTCCTTGGCGCCGGCGGACGGCGCTGGAAGCTGATTCGAGGCAACCTGGATATGTATTTGCTGCTTATACCGGGCCTTGTGTTCTTGTTATTGTTCAAATACACGCCGATGTACGGCATCATCATCGCCTTCCAGGACTTCAACATCTTCAGCGGCATATCCGGCAGCGAGTGGGTAGGGACGGAACAGTTCGAGAGACTACTGCATTCGGAAGAATTTCTGCAGGTGCTTATCAATACGCTGCTGATCAGCTTGTACAAAATAACGATTTTATTCCCGATACCGATTGTCATCGCGCTTATGCTCAACGAAGTGCGGCGCATGTTCTTCAAGCGGACGATCCAGACGATCATCTATTTGCCCCATTTCCTATCATGGGTCATTATCTCGGGATTATTCCTTAACATCCTGTCGCCAAGCGGCGGCATCGTCAACGAAATCATTCGTTCGTTCGGCGGAGAGCCGATCTCGTTCTTTACCGACAACAGCTTGTTCCGCAGCTTGGTCGTCTTCACGGCCGGGTGGAAGGAAATCGGCTGGAACGCCATCGTCTTTATCGCCGCGATCGCGGGCATTGATCAGGAGCAATACGAAGCCGCCGCCATCGACGGGGCGGGGCGGATCAGACAGATGTGGTCGATCTCGCTGCCGGGCATGCTGCCTATCATCGTTCTGATGTTCATCCTGCGGATCGGCAGCCTGCTGGAAGCAGGGACTGAACAGATTCTGACGATGTACAATCCGCTCGTGTACGAATCCGGGGACGTCATCGGCACTTACGTGTACCGGATGGGACTCGGCCAGCAGGATTACAGTTTCAGCACGGCGGTTGGCCTGTTCAACTCTGCTGTCGGCTTCCTGCTTATCGTCATCGGCAACATGCTCAGCCGCAAATTCCTGAATCGCAGTATCTGGTAA
- a CDS encoding carbohydrate ABC transporter permease, whose amino-acid sequence MYRRTAKDFMLDGSIYVVLIAMGLITLLPFVNILSKSISEEWAILSGQVGIFPVGFQLDTMKFVVTNSQFLNSLWISLLITVIGTFASLLVTALTAYPLSKRELPGMGNIIVLFIFTMMFNGGIIPNYLLVRELGLINHLGSLILPALISVFNMLVIKSYFESLPASLEESAKIEGANNLTILFRIILPLSGPVLATIGLFYAVYYWNDYFNPMLYINSSALKPLQLYLQDIVMNADTSSAIDKSADDLMNVPAEGVRAATVIASTIPILLIYPFLQKYFIKGMLIGSVKG is encoded by the coding sequence ATGTATAGGAGAACCGCCAAAGATTTTATGCTCGATGGCTCGATCTATGTTGTGCTTATCGCGATGGGGCTTATTACGCTGCTGCCGTTCGTTAACATTTTGTCCAAGTCGATCAGCGAGGAATGGGCCATTCTGTCGGGTCAGGTCGGGATTTTCCCGGTCGGATTCCAGCTTGACACGATGAAATTCGTCGTCACGAACAGCCAGTTTCTTAACTCGCTGTGGATATCGCTGCTCATTACGGTCATAGGTACCTTCGCGTCGCTGCTCGTAACGGCGCTGACCGCTTACCCGCTGTCGAAGCGAGAGCTCCCCGGCATGGGCAACATTATCGTATTGTTCATCTTTACGATGATGTTTAACGGGGGCATCATCCCGAACTATTTGCTCGTTCGCGAGTTAGGGCTTATCAACCATCTGGGCTCGCTCATTCTCCCGGCGCTCATCAGCGTGTTCAACATGCTGGTCATCAAGAGTTACTTTGAGAGCTTGCCAGCCAGCTTGGAGGAATCCGCCAAGATCGAAGGCGCTAACAATCTGACGATTCTGTTCCGAATTATTTTGCCGCTAAGCGGCCCCGTGCTGGCGACGATCGGCCTGTTCTACGCCGTCTATTATTGGAACGACTACTTCAACCCGATGCTGTACATCAACAGCTCGGCGCTGAAGCCGCTGCAATTGTACCTGCAGGACATCGTCATGAACGCGGATACGTCTTCGGCAATCGACAAGTCGGCCGACGATCTCATGAACGTGCCGGCGGAGGGCGTTCGGGCGGCAACGGTCATCGCATCCACGATTCCGATCTTGCTCATTTACCCGTTCTTGCAGAAGTATTTCATCAAAGGCATGCTGATCGGTTCCGTCAAAGGTTGA
- a CDS encoding histidine kinase, which produces MSRFSIFTKLIATLLILLIPILLLFAVSNRTSTRVLTDEIIKVKQYQIETFANQLDQLFFRLDTYKKMLYESTDVRNLAYPDLLDDVLDKYRINRTVSEEINRLAGYGDWKAVIAVLYPRTGIVIKSNSSLNALPKEFPAQDTFWQYYSDPNEDYFMEILSYPENSAESGEAHMRVVLKFGVAALRSALSEFKANGSGDPFLYHPGADPIHNYSVNVDQIDEFLPRLREIDSSMESGYMLLKSDKTRFQVHYQKLESLGWYLVDYVPISHIMAPISRNQTMFYVISGMLLFMGAYLAFVMYRNIQIPFRKLIQNMNLIEKGIYSVRMVDKPKGEYRFLYEKFNSMASKIEKLIEDVFKEQLRSKDATLKQLQSQINPHFLYNTLAYIKSMIELSEDKAAISMTMNLSKYYRYTTKTGNKMVKLKEELDLVHFYLEIHCMLRDDFEFHIEVEPQMEDLEIPRLIVQPLVENVILHSFNNHSEYGMIRIRCWREDSMNHVAVEDTGTGIDYAVIESIRRKIQSSNEEIESGLKNVHQRLRLMYGGDSGLLLSQSELGGLCVELCWSNREDVS; this is translated from the coding sequence ATGAGCAGATTCAGCATATTCACAAAACTAATAGCCACTTTGTTGATTTTACTTATCCCAATCCTACTCCTATTTGCGGTGTCGAATCGAACAAGTACGCGTGTATTGACTGACGAAATTATTAAGGTGAAGCAATATCAGATTGAAACGTTCGCCAACCAATTGGATCAGTTGTTTTTTCGACTGGATACCTATAAAAAAATGCTGTACGAAAGCACGGATGTACGAAATTTAGCCTACCCTGATTTGCTTGACGATGTCTTAGATAAATATAGAATCAATCGAACGGTCTCTGAAGAAATTAATCGACTTGCCGGTTACGGTGATTGGAAAGCAGTGATTGCTGTTCTCTATCCTCGTACCGGAATCGTCATCAAAAGCAACTCCAGCTTAAATGCGCTCCCCAAAGAGTTTCCTGCGCAGGATACATTTTGGCAATATTATTCCGATCCTAATGAAGATTATTTCATGGAAATATTGTCTTATCCCGAAAACTCAGCGGAGTCAGGCGAGGCGCATATGAGAGTAGTGCTTAAATTCGGCGTGGCAGCCTTGCGAAGTGCTTTATCTGAATTTAAAGCGAATGGTTCGGGAGATCCGTTCCTCTATCATCCAGGAGCGGACCCTATTCATAATTATTCCGTAAATGTAGATCAAATTGACGAATTTCTTCCTAGGCTTAGAGAGATCGACAGTTCGATGGAAAGCGGATACATGCTGCTTAAATCCGACAAGACGAGGTTTCAGGTCCACTATCAAAAGCTGGAATCATTAGGCTGGTATCTGGTTGATTACGTCCCCATCAGTCATATTATGGCACCAATTAGTCGGAATCAGACGATGTTTTATGTGATAAGCGGAATGCTTCTGTTTATGGGGGCGTATCTTGCTTTTGTGATGTATCGAAATATTCAGATCCCATTCCGGAAGCTGATTCAGAACATGAATTTGATCGAAAAAGGTATTTATTCCGTAAGGATGGTAGACAAGCCCAAAGGGGAATATCGATTTCTTTATGAAAAATTCAACTCCATGGCGTCAAAAATAGAGAAACTGATCGAGGACGTGTTTAAAGAACAGCTCCGCTCAAAGGATGCGACGCTGAAGCAGCTGCAATCGCAGATCAATCCGCATTTTCTGTACAACACGCTTGCTTATATCAAAAGTATGATTGAGCTGAGTGAAGACAAAGCCGCCATTTCAATGACTATGAATTTGAGCAAATACTATCGTTACACGACCAAGACGGGGAACAAGATGGTGAAGCTGAAAGAAGAATTGGACTTGGTTCATTTCTATCTAGAGATCCATTGCATGCTGAGAGATGATTTTGAATTTCATATCGAGGTCGAGCCGCAGATGGAAGACTTGGAAATTCCACGCTTGATCGTACAGCCGCTTGTTGAAAATGTAATCCTTCATTCGTTCAATAATCATTCGGAATATGGAATGATTCGAATTAGGTGTTGGCGGGAAGATAGCATGAACCATGTAGCGGTTGAGGATACGGGCACAGGAATTGATTATGCAGTGATCGAGTCGATTAGAAGGAAGATTCAATCGAGCAATGAAGAAATAGAATCCGGCCTGAAAAATGTACATCAACGACTACGTTTGATGTACGGTGGCGACTCAGGCTTGCTGCTCAGCCAATCGGAATTAGGTGGACTTTGCGTAGAATTATGTTGGAGCAACAGGGAAGACGTATCTTGA
- a CDS encoding response regulator: MYRLLIVDDEPTVRAGLRSYFDWAAYGIVVAGEADDGDVALEMIARDQPDLILTDVRMPSMDGITMSQCVSEEYPAVKIIFVSGHDDAEYLKSAMKVSAVDYIFKPVNLQELSTVIKRVVADLDAERSEQIHKQELLVKLKEGMPLLREKFLLSMIGEGAPKSELAERVSFLGLNLSVNASYWVMVVSVDDLAEVMASRSERDRQLLWYSVLNIYQELIDAHMRGYVFEHRAGEFVGVLQAAEPGGDSATEAAEALFALAGDLRSNLERWLKIGVTIGISDLAGGLPGLAPAYKQAREAADYKWYLGKNRIITMDSLEGADPEDGTMRRYDYELNDKLMSALKADDEAKVGEAVELIFASLSYSRPDGLKYGRNLCMQLVLVIGQLLMELGAGDPKLEAMEAELTEALYEKETLKDMRGLMESYLAAVGECIREKRTGKVTNVVERVRAYIEQNYANGGLTVADAGKAVYLSSTYVSLLFKQETGQTVGEYLTQIRVEKAKELLRDPQYKFYDICYAIGYTDPSYFTKLFKKVTGATPSAYRDSHA, encoded by the coding sequence ATGTACCGATTGCTTATCGTAGACGATGAACCGACGGTTCGGGCGGGCTTGCGTTCTTATTTCGATTGGGCCGCGTACGGAATTGTAGTAGCGGGCGAAGCGGATGACGGGGATGTTGCGCTCGAGATGATCGCCCGCGATCAGCCCGATCTTATACTGACTGATGTCCGGATGCCGAGCATGGATGGCATTACGATGTCGCAGTGTGTCTCGGAGGAATATCCGGCCGTTAAGATCATATTCGTCAGCGGGCATGACGACGCCGAGTATCTCAAGTCGGCGATGAAGGTCAGCGCGGTCGACTATATATTTAAGCCGGTTAATTTGCAGGAGCTGAGCACGGTCATCAAGCGCGTCGTCGCCGATCTGGATGCGGAGCGTTCCGAGCAGATTCATAAGCAGGAGCTGCTCGTTAAGCTGAAGGAAGGCATGCCGCTGCTGCGCGAGAAGTTTCTGCTCTCCATGATCGGAGAGGGGGCGCCTAAATCGGAGTTGGCCGAGCGGGTGTCGTTTCTGGGTTTGAACTTGTCCGTTAATGCCTCCTACTGGGTGATGGTCGTCTCCGTGGACGATCTTGCCGAAGTCATGGCGAGCCGCTCCGAGCGCGACCGCCAGTTATTATGGTATTCGGTGCTTAACATTTACCAGGAACTGATCGACGCCCATATGCGAGGATATGTCTTCGAGCACCGGGCCGGCGAATTCGTGGGCGTGCTGCAGGCGGCGGAGCCCGGCGGCGATTCGGCAACCGAAGCGGCGGAGGCATTGTTTGCACTTGCTGGCGATCTCAGGTCCAATCTGGAGCGCTGGCTCAAAATCGGCGTGACGATCGGCATTAGCGATTTGGCTGGTGGCTTGCCCGGTCTTGCACCGGCATACAAGCAAGCTCGCGAAGCAGCCGACTACAAATGGTATCTAGGCAAAAACCGCATCATCACGATGGATAGTCTGGAAGGCGCTGACCCGGAGGACGGCACCATGCGGAGATACGATTACGAGCTCAACGACAAGCTGATGTCGGCGCTTAAGGCGGATGATGAAGCCAAGGTCGGCGAAGCCGTGGAGTTGATTTTCGCCAGCTTGTCCTATAGCCGGCCCGACGGCCTGAAGTACGGTCGCAATCTGTGCATGCAGCTGGTGCTCGTGATCGGACAGCTGCTCATGGAGCTTGGCGCTGGGGATCCCAAGCTGGAAGCCATGGAGGCGGAGTTGACGGAGGCGTTGTACGAGAAGGAGACGCTGAAGGATATGCGTGGGTTGATGGAGTCGTATCTGGCGGCTGTCGGCGAATGCATCCGGGAGAAGCGGACGGGAAAGGTAACGAATGTGGTTGAGCGAGTACGTGCGTATATTGAGCAGAACTACGCCAACGGTGGACTCACGGTTGCCGATGCCGGCAAAGCGGTCTATTTGTCCTCCACGTACGTCAGTCTTTTGTTTAAGCAAGAGACGGGGCAGACGGTCGGTGAATATTTGACCCAAATACGCGTTGAAAAGGCCAAGGAACTGCTGCGCGATCCGCAATACAAGTTCTACGATATTTGTTACGCGATTGGATATACCGACCCCAGCTACTTCACAAAGCTGTTCAAAAAAGTGACGGGCGCTACTCCTAGCGCATACCGGGACTCTCATGCGTAG
- a CDS encoding FAD-dependent oxidoreductase, producing MHNAAYSFARQVKTHAKADVVVIGGGPAGTAAAIGAARRGKQVILLEKSAQLGGMGTLANVSVFMPVGNVTGIYREIVKEMLADYLPAGHDESTAPQYSPFLLRQYLNDKMKKEGVSVYFHCEFVGTIRSGNGIGAVIVSTREGLRAIEGDVIIDCTGDARVAIDAGVHYRTGRETDGLTQPMTLMFTMQDTGKLVEKILPEGCYHYEEVSDLPQGRRLYWKQRDDGVLLINMSRVKANGADIEQVNYAETEALKQVFSIAHYLQRTGFETYAIAHIASQTGVRETNQIEGLYTLTEQDVVSGTRFPDVVAQTNYEIDIHSPDASKTTDERRVDGYDIPYRTMVPVGDIDNLLVAGRSISATHVAMSSMRVQATCYALGQAAGIAAAISLEDGVSVREVAIDKVQAELAKQDARLLG from the coding sequence ATGCATAACGCAGCTTATTCGTTCGCACGCCAAGTAAAAACTCATGCCAAGGCAGATGTCGTTGTCATAGGCGGTGGCCCAGCGGGAACGGCGGCAGCCATCGGCGCGGCCAGACGCGGCAAACAGGTGATCTTGCTGGAGAAGTCCGCTCAGCTCGGCGGAATGGGGACGCTGGCCAACGTCAGCGTGTTTATGCCCGTCGGCAACGTCACCGGCATCTACCGCGAGATCGTCAAGGAGATGCTAGCCGACTATTTGCCCGCCGGCCACGACGAATCGACCGCGCCGCAATATTCGCCGTTCTTGCTTCGCCAATACTTGAATGACAAAATGAAAAAGGAAGGCGTATCAGTTTACTTCCACTGCGAATTCGTTGGCACGATCCGCAGCGGAAATGGAATCGGCGCGGTTATCGTCTCGACGCGCGAAGGATTAAGAGCGATAGAAGGCGATGTTATCATCGATTGTACGGGCGATGCGCGAGTGGCGATCGATGCTGGCGTGCATTATCGTACTGGCCGCGAGACGGACGGACTCACGCAGCCGATGACGCTGATGTTTACGATGCAGGACACGGGCAAGCTGGTAGAGAAAATTCTTCCGGAAGGCTGTTATCATTACGAGGAGGTATCCGATCTGCCGCAAGGGCGCAGACTATATTGGAAGCAGCGCGACGACGGTGTGTTGCTCATCAATATGTCGCGCGTCAAAGCGAACGGAGCTGATATAGAGCAAGTCAATTACGCGGAGACCGAAGCTTTGAAGCAGGTGTTCTCGATTGCGCATTATTTGCAGAGAACGGGCTTCGAGACATACGCGATCGCTCACATTGCTTCGCAGACGGGAGTTAGGGAGACCAATCAAATTGAGGGACTTTACACGCTGACTGAACAAGACGTCGTGAGCGGTACACGATTCCCGGACGTGGTCGCCCAAACGAATTACGAGATCGATATTCATAGCCCGGACGCCAGCAAGACGACCGACGAACGCCGAGTCGACGGCTATGATATTCCGTATCGTACGATGGTGCCCGTGGGCGATATCGACAATCTGCTCGTAGCGGGTAGATCGATCTCTGCGACGCATGTCGCGATGTCCTCGATGCGCGTCCAAGCGACTTGTTACGCGCTGGGGCAAGCGGCAGGCATTGCGGCGGCGATCTCGCTGGAGGATGGCGTATCCGTTCGCGAAGTAGCGATCGACAAGGTGCAAGCCGAGCTTGCGAAACAGGACGCTAGACTGTTAGGCTGA